The sequence below is a genomic window from Clostridium sp. BJN0001.
GTAGGAAAACACGAAGATAAAATGATGAAATTTCCATGTGAGCATTATTTAAAAATAGATAAAACAGAAAAATTAAAAAATCAAAAGATTGATGTCTTTGTTGAATGTGTTGGCGGAAAAGGTATGAATAGTGCAGTGCAGAGTATTTTAGATGTTATAAATCCTGGAGGAAAGATTGTTTTATCTGGTGTAAGTGAAGAAAAACTTTTAATAAATAGTAGAAGTATACTTGAAAAGGGTCTTGTACTTACAGGAAGTACAAGAAGTAACATATCTGATTTTAAAAAAGCTACAGAGTATCTTAAAAATAAAGAATTTTATAAATATATAAAAATTCTTAATCTTGGTGAAAAAGATATAAGAAGTGTTTCAGATTATTATAATGCTTTTTTCGATGCATGTACCGAAAAAAGATTAGGAAAATATATTCTTAATTTTATATTTTAAAATGAGAGGGATAAATATGAAAATATTAACAGTAGTTGGAGCAAGACCGCAGTTTATTAAAGCAGCTATGGTATCAAACAAAATCAGAAAGAAAAACACTGAAATTTTAGTTCATACAGGGCAACACTATGATGCTGATATGTCAGATGTTTTTTTTGATGAACTTGGAATTCCAAAGCCAGATTATAATTTGGGAATAGGTTCTTCTATGCATGGACATCAGACTGGGAATATGCTTATAAAACTTGAAGATATTTATTTAAAAGAGAAACCGGATGCTGTTTTAGTTTATGGAGACACAAATTCAACACTAGCAGGAGCACTCTGTGCAAGTAAACTTTTAATTCCAGTAGCTCATGTAGAAGCAGGTCTTAGAAGTTTTAATAAAAGAATGCCAGAGGAGCAGAATAGAATAGTAGCAGATCATTTATCAGATATTCTTTTTACTCCGACGAATGCAGCTGTATCAAATTTAAAAAATGAAAATATTATAAATGGTATTTATAATGTTGGGGATGTGATGTTTGATGCAATTAATTTTTTTAATCATAAGGCAGAAAATATATCTCAAATAAAGCAAATATTAGATCTTGATAAAAAAGATTACATTTTGTCAACAATACATAGAGCTGAAAATACAAATGATCCACAAAAGCTATCTAAAATAATTTATGCATTAAATGAATGCGGACAAAGAGTTATTTTTCCACTTCATCCCAGAACTAAAAAATTTATAGAAAAATATAATATTATATTAGCAGATAATATAGAAATAATAGATCCAGTAGGATACTTAGAGATGATTTTACTTGAAAAAAATGCTTCAAAGATTGTTACTGATAGTGGTGGCGTTCAAAAAGAAGCTTATTTTTTAAAAAAGCCATGTATTACAGCTAGAGACGAAACTGAATGGATAGAAACAATAAATGATGGCTGGAACATGATTGTTGGAAGTAATAGCAATAAAATTTTAGATGCTATACAAAACTTCAATCCAGATGGTACTACTCATAATATATTTGGATATGGAAATGCATCAGATTTAATATGCAATATTTTACTTAAAAAAATAAAGAGTTGAAATATTATTTATTAAGGATATTGTGAAAAAAATAATATAAAAAATCTAAGTCTTAAAATTATTTAGAATAAGAGGTAATAATATATGCCAATTCAATTTGAAAAAGCAGAAAATGGACTTTTAACTGCTAAATATAAAGGAAAATATATTCATAGCAGATATAATCCGCAAAGAGAAGCCGAAGTTTTTGTTAAGAATAATATTAAATATTTTAATGGAAAAACTATTGCTTTATATGGTATTGGTTTAGGATATCATATAAAAGAAATGTTGAAATTAATTACTGAAGATTCTGCTGTTTATGTTTTTGAAATGAGCGATGAATTAATTAAAGAAGCAAAAATTGTTAATCCAGATATTTTTAATTCTGATAATATAAAAATAATAGATGGTAAAAGCATAAATTTTTACCAAGAGTTAGTAAGCGCAATTGAAGAAGCTGGAAACTTAGTTGTACATAAACCATCACTAGAAATGATAAGAGAATCTTTTCCTAAATTATTTAATGTTATAAATGATTTTTCTAGCATTAGAAATTTTTCCACTTTTCATAATGAAAATTATATGCTTGGAGAAGCAAATAGAAAAGTCAATATATCTAAAGAATATCCTGATATAAGTATTTTAATTGATAAATTAAGTGAAAATAATAAGCCATTTATAATTGCATCTGCAGGACCATCGCTTGATTATGAACTTAAAACTTTAGAAAAATATAGAGATGAATTTACAGTTATTTCTGTAGGAAGTTCACTTAGGACTTTGGTTAATAACAATATTCTGCCAGATGCAATAGTTATTATAGATCCAAAACAAATTATAGAAAAACAGTTTATAGGTTTTGAAAATCTGTCTATTCCATTATGTTTTCCAGCATCAGCATCAAAATGGGCAGTAGAAGTCTATAATGGACCTAAATATATGTTTAATAAATGTGAAGAAAATACGCAAATCCTTGTTGGTGGTACAGTAGCACTTTCAGCACTTGATATTGCAAAAAAAAGTTGTGCAAAAAAGATAATTTTTATTGGACAAGATTTTGCATATCTTGGTGAAAAATCTCATACTGCAACATATGAGAAAATGTATGGGTTTAAAGATAGTGAGAAAACAAGGCATAAAATGCGTATAGTTCAAGGTGTTTTAGGTAATAATCTTGAAACATCTGATGGTTATCTTGTTTTTAAGCATAAAGTAGAATATTTCATACATAACTGTAAAGATATAGAATTTAT
It includes:
- the wecB gene encoding UDP-N-acetylglucosamine 2-epimerase (non-hydrolyzing), which produces MKILTVVGARPQFIKAAMVSNKIRKKNTEILVHTGQHYDADMSDVFFDELGIPKPDYNLGIGSSMHGHQTGNMLIKLEDIYLKEKPDAVLVYGDTNSTLAGALCASKLLIPVAHVEAGLRSFNKRMPEEQNRIVADHLSDILFTPTNAAVSNLKNENIINGIYNVGDVMFDAINFFNHKAENISQIKQILDLDKKDYILSTIHRAENTNDPQKLSKIIYALNECGQRVIFPLHPRTKKFIEKYNIILADNIEIIDPVGYLEMILLEKNASKIVTDSGGVQKEAYFLKKPCITARDETEWIETINDGWNMIVGSNSNKILDAIQNFNPDGTTHNIFGYGNASDLICNILLKKIKS
- a CDS encoding 6-hydroxymethylpterin diphosphokinase MptE-like protein; protein product: MPIQFEKAENGLLTAKYKGKYIHSRYNPQREAEVFVKNNIKYFNGKTIALYGIGLGYHIKEMLKLITEDSAVYVFEMSDELIKEAKIVNPDIFNSDNIKIIDGKSINFYQELVSAIEEAGNLVVHKPSLEMIRESFPKLFNVINDFSSIRNFSTFHNENYMLGEANRKVNISKEYPDISILIDKLSENNKPFIIASAGPSLDYELKTLEKYRDEFTVISVGSSLRTLVNNNILPDAIVIIDPKQIIEKQFIGFENLSIPLCFPASASKWAVEVYNGPKYMFNKCEENTQILVGGTVALSALDIAKKSCAKKIIFIGQDFAYLGEKSHTATYEKMYGFKDSEKTRHKMRIVQGVLGNNLETSDGYLVFKHKVEYFIHNCKDIEFINCSRGAAIEGTKFMTLEEFINKL